The genomic interval ATGCatcatatttaataataattgaagCCACGGGACAAAGATAATTGGCACACACTGCACTTTAACCTTCTACAATTACCCCCATAAGCTTCTGTTGATCTATATTTATAGTTCATTATTTTTGCAGTCATTTGAAGTAGACTATTCACTGAGACCCGAGTACTGCATTTCATTCCATTAATGTTTTTACATGGCCAGAATGGCAATTAAGTTTCCTTGCATCCTTGAATTATTTTGTGTGTAAGGACCATTTTCCTCTTAAGAAAGCAACCTAGATTAGTCTTCCCTGTACTTCAGTGGGTGTACTTTGCTATCATTTATCTGCCCCATACACTGTGATATAGCACTTGTATTTGAGTTGACTGCAGTTTTATGTCAGCATTTTGAGTGGTAACCCTTAATCTGCACGCACAAGCAAGAGTTTAAGAACTTTGTTTACAGAGTTtattaatgaaaatgaaacgTGGAAATGCAGAGTTTGCTACACATTCACAAGATAATGATGAGAACATGTACAATACAGATGGATCTACATCCTCCACAAAATCGCATTATTTTACATCTATTGTATTATAGGCTATTATTCACTGTAATCAAGTGAAATGTATTTTAGCATGCCTTAAACCTTTCATAATACAAGAGTTGTCGCtgtagaaatgtgtttgtgggcTAGTTTCAGCAGCTCGTTGCCATTCCAGTGATGAGGGACACAAAAGAACTCGTGGCAAACCCGGGGTTGAGTAGGAGCTGCTCCAGCATGTCCCTGCCTTTCTCTCTTGTTTGTACTGAACACATGGCTTTTTGCCACATACTAACCAGTGTACCACCTGAAAGAAGACAGAATCACAGCCATCATTAACAGACACCAAttccattttaaaagaaaacaaagaaacacaaatataatttgATGTGTGACTTCCCCACCAAGAAAACTGTTGATGCTTTGCATCCAGGAGAAGATGGACAGTGTGTGCCTCTCCTCGTCACTCAGATCAGCGAAGTTGTCGTTCTCCTAGACATACAAATTATGACAAAGACATTAGAAGGGCCCACATGTATGGCATAATACTAATATTATTCAGAAATTcagaaatgaatggatgaaaaggTAAGCCTGTACCTGTAGCACTCGACCTGGCAGAGGGCTTATGAACGGCACAGTTTTTGCGATATTGGAATGGAAATGCACTGCCGCTACATACTCTGCTGAGTTGAGCCAGCTGTTAAAAAACGACTGCTCTGTGGAGGAGTAGAAGCTCTTCCTGGATGAGAGGAGAAGACAGGAAGGATATCAAGATCAGAgatgttaaaacactatttaacATTTGCTGACTTCAtgctgggtttgattcttgCAGCTTACAAGTAACCTTTATATTTACAATACATAAGGGATGGCTGCCATGTTGGACCACTGTGTTCTAACTAACAAACTAAAcaccttttgagttttgattaTAACTAAAGGATAGCATAGCCAGAGGTTACTAAAATCTACACATCGCACCTTTAAGACGTACAAGGACAGAGGTTCAGGGTGCAGAGGGGGCACGAAAAGAGGAACCATTCAAAGTCACTGACCCATCAAAATAAATTTGAGGTTGTTATCATAAACTTGCATGATGTTTTAAAGAAAGGAAGTCTGGAAATCATTCATGTATTACATGGTAGTGAAGCCTGCAGCTGTCATCAACTGACGACAAGGCGATTCTTTGCTTATTTGCTCTCTCGCTCGTAATTAGATGGGCGTATTCACAATATTGCTTAACTCAACATGGTATCTAAGGAGCTTGTAGAGAGATTTTATGGCAAAACTTAATATGATGAACTAACTGGCTGCTTGCTTCAAGACTGCCAACGTGAAGATGCTCTGCATGGTGTGAACTGAAGTGGAGACTGTCATGTCtgttgattgttgattgttgattgtttattgttgattgtttatttatgtttatttatgtaactgcctgttttgcatcgtgggtctgagaggactgcaatttcatctgtgctgtatgtcgtacatatagtacatttgacaaataaaactacttgacttgacttgagacCGGAGCGGAGACCACACAAATGAAATGTGCTTAAGGTTTCATGAGTGTTACCTGGTGTCGCATACTGAAGAGGAATGAGTTGAAGCCAGTTGAGCAGCCCAGTTGAGACCAAGGAGAGCATCTTTCTTCTCAGCATCAGACAGAGGAGACTCACTCGCACTCTTGAGACCctttaaacacaaaatacacacacacacacacaggagttccTCCATAAAGAGTCAGGATACAGAGGCacaaacagaagcagcagaaactgAGACATTGTGATTGTCAGAGCCTCCCTGATGCCCGTTCTTTTGGCTTGTAACatatctgtaaatgtgtgtcacagTTATATCATTTCCCACCTGTGAACAGTAAACTCGCCTTTACCCCAGTTAtcatgatttgtttgtttgtcttgatTCTGCTGTGTGGTTTGTCAGGATGAGACAAACCGCAGCCTCATACTCTCTGTGAGTACATAATACGATAAATACAGTTGTTAcagatgctgttgttgttgatgttgactTCACACTGCtatgttgttttgtatttttatttttttatttctcctttatttaaccagataaaagacccattgagatcaaaatctctttcacaagggtgacctggccaagaaaggcagcagcacacatcatagttaaataaaaacaggaaggcagctactacaatacaaacatggaaatacaagagtacaactagacaaacataaagtgcaagagttgtagtcacagtaacaatttaagaacacaggcactgtgaaagcttttttttcccatttcggTCCGAACACGTGAGGCAGACAAgtgcaaaatgtcattttgcACTACATCATGTATGGATTAACCTTTATGAGTCAAACCCACAAAAGAGTTTTGCACATACTGCACCTGGAAAAAGGCATCCCACTTAGACATGACATCAGGAAAACGAGTGGCACAGTCAGCGTAGGTGGTGCAATAGTCCACAACACCTTCAGGCACCTGCATCTGCACCTGATGACGATCATAGTTACAGTATAATCAGTCCTATTATCATCAAAACTGTCTATAACCAACCAAAAGCAGCTTTTATTGTAGTTACTCCATTTTTTTGAGACAGTTTTTCACGTGTCTCATTGTACCTGAAGATCAGGTCCCAGGAAGCCTTGCTGCACAGCAGAAAGGAAGGGCAGTACTGAGGACAAATAGTTCACACCTGAAATAGGAGATATTAATGTAAGAGTTTATTTAagacggcacacacacacacactatatctctctcacacaaaataactcactctgtgtgtgtcatactTACATCCCCACCAGCTCTGTGTAGAAATGCACATGTTATCTCCCGTTTCCAGGCCGCAGGTTGTAGCACCTGTTGGATCTGCGAGACGCCCTGCAGGAGCAAGACATTTGACATGGATTTCAGGTTCACTCACGACAAGTAAGAAGCATTTTCAGACACGGACATTTGTTTGTCTTAAGTTAAATTTCTCTCTTAGCTTAATGGGAGGTTTTTATAGGtataattattgttatgatACCTGAAGTTACCATCCATGCAAGCTGCAGTGGGAGCCCCCAAAGAGGACTGTCTGTAGCGTCTGTCCCCATGGATCCCATGAATGGATTTGTAGCAGCTATCATCAGCCGGTAAAGACTCATACGGTGAAGGTAGTGCCAAGGATCGGGGTTCAGAATGTCATTCTGTTTCGGCAGGTCACTCATCTGTTCGGTCGTATGAGCCCACAGGACGGGCAGGCCATTTTCTAGAACTACAGCAGAGCTGCTGAGGGACACGGCACATGCCAGGAGGACGCTGAGGACGGCCAGATGCATGATCGATGAGCTGCTActgcacagagcagagggatgtCAGGGAGTCAAGAGCTTGTACTCTAGACTGAGGGTTGTTACGTACATTCAGGGTTTATATCCTCTCCAGAGTTCAGACCCTCTGACCCctgcaagcaaacaaacacagagccaTCGACTCACATCGGGCCACATGACACATAGTTCACTGGACCCTCACAGACAGATAAGATAGGCAGAATGGATGTGCATGGTGCTTATGAAAGCAACATTTTGTCATGATCCAgtcattcaaatgttttattacatAAAACACTATCAACccaaacacaatcatttttagTGTTCAACATGACATTggatttcaatttcaaattGATTAGCAAGCCACATTCTGTTCTTACTGTGTTAGAAATTCTATCAAACAATGTATTAATGCCAGCAGCATGCATGCAGTAtaaatttaaatgtatacaaataataaatttAGACTTATAacgcagtaaaaaaaaaaaaatccaacatcTCATTGAAACAAAACGGGAGGTAATAACTATTTAGAGATTTTATTCCCTGGTCCAAGATAAAATTTCTAAGTGAGCCATTGAGGGTGCAACAGTATGTTTATCAGATCTTTGGTTTATTGGTTGTAAAATGGAGGAGATGCAGGTTTAACCTCCTTCAGCTTGAGACAGGAGTAAAGTAAAAATAGAATTTATATGAGAGTACAGAAAATAACATCCATAAGCTTTAGaaatggtgtaaaaaaaaaaaaggatgaacaGGAAGGGACAGATTCAATGATAAGAAACCAGAAACCTTTCTGAATTATCCATAACAGAATCAAGATTTTGTAATTAATATGTTCATCTGATATTTTCCGTCTTATATACTGCTCGTGTTATACTTTGAACTTATTTGAAATCACGCTCACATCAACCTTATGAGTGGACAGAGTTGAAGCCATATCTCTGTTGAGTAACAGTCATGTAACTTTTGCTAACTGTCTCAAAGACAAGTGCTGCATTTTGGGCAAACTAAGCTAAcatgttttttcttatttttttcctttaactcACAGCAGAAGCCGGGTTGAAGGGTTAAAAGTGAGTCTCATTTCATAATGTTACATATGACTTGTGTCACGTACTGTATTTACAGAACATAAGGTCAACTGATGTGACCCCTGCATGTGAGTTGACCTTTTTATCGGGGACACCGTATTGGTTTTGAACATTGTTTGACAGACTGTGCTACATCAGTTGTTGTGTAAAGGCAGATGCCTCAGGATCTGTCTTAGAAGTTTGTCCTGCGAACAAACACAGGAGCTTAAACCACGTGAACCCTGATGCATCCTGctgggcacacacacatgaccacaGATATGGATCTCTGTACAACacaccaaggttataatagttctGGATTTTtcgtttaatttaaaatgactaaGTCTTAATTCGTTTTTAGAGAGAGTTTGTTGGGTTCTATTTAGTTTTCgttattgttttagtttttgttaacTATTGTAACACATATGTGGATTACTCTTGTATGGGACATGTGAGTGTGTTACAGTTGTTATTTACTGTTTGCAGGTTTTAGTATAAATGGCTGGAGCCAAGATTTTAGAAAAACTAGGTCCAAGTTCACGTCTGGCCAAACATGTCAAGTAAACAAAGTGACAGGTGAGGGCTGGGTGCCCAACATCCTGATAAGAAAATAAGCAGAGGGGTTGTTAATAATcccaaaattaaaaaattaaatccCATTCTTTATTTAGTATTAGCATTTACActtcaatttattttaagaCTTGCctttaaattcatgtttgtcttttgttttaaaCGTTATCTTTATGCTATGATCAGTTTCCACACAATGAGGATTGGACTTTTAGTTTGAAATGAACTTTTTATGCTTTTTCAGCTTTCAAACACTgatgactttgactttttattatGAACTTCGTTCTTATGTTTTGGGTCACGTGTTCTCAGCGCTCCACCTGTCATGTGACAGGGGGCGTGGCAGAGGAATCAGGAAACTCCTGCGCTGCAACAAGTCAGCAGAAAGGTAAAAGCACCAAATTCTTACTTTATGAACTTATCTTTCACTGTGTGAGAGGCTTGTGGACACTTTCGAATGTGAAACTTTGAACATGTGATGCTGTGTTATGTTTATTAGAACACAAAGAAattaatgaaatgtgtttgtaaaacgAAGAGAGGAAACGATCTTTAAAATGTTCTGCGactttaaatttttattttaatgacagCAGTGAAATAGAAAAAGCAGCGTTGACAATGGTGGAAATAATGTCATAAACACTACGGCGGAAATAAATGTTGTAATAATTTCTTCTGCCGTTGTAAACTGCTGTGATTTCCGCATTTTTCTCCTCGGGCTACTCCAGTAAACTGACTAATGTTTGCAGACATGGAGGTGCAGCACGGCTGGCTGAAGCTGAAAGCGTgtgttaaatgtttacattaatTAAGTGTATAATGAACACCTTCAGAGTCAATAGCAGGGTTGACAGTTTCTTTGTGGCGTTAGTTTGCTTGAGGGAGCAGCACCGGAAGTCTGCTTGACTGACTGTACTGTAGTAAACATGGAGCAGCCCCGTCACAGGTTTATCAATGCTGTGTATGCAAGAATGAACACATCATCACTAACTGATGAATCCATGCTCTCTGGTGTATTAGTCAGTTCCACTATATGGACATATCAATAGCTTCTCAAACCtaccacgataccaataatatcacgatacaacgattctgtcatagtcaatatattgcaagacaatcatgtagcgatacatcatgatatctgtcgaactgaagaaaacaaaacgtccgtgaaaagttaaaagtggaggatttctctatttattcacaacaaagtgcataaagtcttgTAATCGCAATGAACGTTCTTCGTCCAGGTAACttacaaatttaaaaataataataataaaatatcaatttcaccaaattgatattttgacccagaGCACATTCTCTGCTCATAGCTATTAACATCTTACATAAGCCTGACATTGGAACTtgataaatgttatatttaaattcCAGCTAAGTCtataatctggatcagatccagatgaaccaaaccaaaccataccGATTTTGCCCTTTGTTAGAGACAAGGATTtcttaaaactttatttttttgtaatagattcttcaaaaaaaaaaacccagattaaGTTAAACTGAATCAAAAACTAGACAGGAATTTggtaacagaaggacaaacctACAGATAAGCACACGCCGCTGTTGACAACATTTAGGGAGATATAATTTATTGTGTCACTATAGTGCAGACCATCCCATAAAACAATTTTAAGATATAATCCATACATCATTCAAAGTGGATTAATTTGTGAATCCTTATTTTCTTCACAAACAACAGTCATACTGAACTCTGTTAGCAGCACATATTTCAGCGTGTAACAGCTTTATTGTGTCTGTCTAATCCGTCAGTGTGATGTCGCACCCGTATAATGCAAATTGTCGATACACAGTAGTATTTAGTCGAGCAATATTTTCACATGTCACTTACTAAGGGCATGAAATAAGTGCAGTCACAGATGATGAATCATTTATGATGAGTTATGAACGAGTGAAGtgactgtgttgttgtgtgtcctCGCAGCTCTTCAGCATGGCGTACTATGCTGGGATTCCAGAGGAGCCTGATGCCTTAGTTCAAACCATCAGCTCCAACATCCAGAAGCTCACACTGCTGAGTAAGACtgtacacacacttacacactcacacatacacacacacatttactaaaCGGTTTCGTTTTTTCACTAGACTCCGAGCTGCAGAGGGCAGTATCTCTGCTGGGAACAGAGCAGGACAGCAAccagcttacacacacactgtgagtttGTGGATATTCTTTGTTATGCTGATACAGcttaataaaatgaatgactgtattaaaaaaaataaagatagtCTTTCTAATTTGGAAAGTTAAGCCAGGAGGTGGGAAGGAAGTTGCTTTTAGCCATTCGGGGGCAACTCCACTGGTTGAAGTCTaagggaaaataataataataataatttcttcagtttcaataggtttctacCCACCTTGTGCTTGAACCATAATTACCTTCAGTAAACATTAACtagaggagttaatggtcttaatCACTATTTTCAGGTCTTCTGTGATAGCACATGATGTCGATTTTGTAAATCATGTTCCAActgagaggaaaatagacataTCCGTGGACACCGGTGTAATTGATAGCTGATATAATTTAATAGgaacctggttgcaggtgaggTCGGTGAATTTCCAGTTGCAAAATCTGTCATGGTGCTGGTCAAAGTGTGAATCTTGTCTTGCACCTGGAAGATTATGCccattttttatatacagtctgtgaTCAAAGCATAATTTCCAACATTATAAAGGTCCAGTGATACTCAGCTCTTCCTCtgtccaaaaaataaaaatgttctctgacattatttttcttttgtcaccaggcaacagaaacagcagcagggcAACCAACTAGCCAAAGAGACTGACCGACTGATCAAGACATTCTCTGCACTTCCTGTTGGCCCTGATCAGGTACTGAACCCTTCAATTACCTTTCCCCCAAACAGCTGTTTAAAGTCATGTTTAAATGAATCAGATTTTTTGTAACTTATACTCTGTGGTTACTCTGTTAATATTTTTCTGCACGTCTCCTAGCGGCAGAGAAAAATACAGAAAGAGCGCCTGCTAAATGACTTCTCGGCCGCTCTAAATAACTTCCAAAAGACCCAGCGGCAGGCAGCTGACAAAGAGAGGGAGGTTGTGGCCAGAGTCAGAGCCAGCTCCAGGGTGTCGGTGAGTAATCTGCTGCgcctgcaatgtcacaagagtATGCGCGTAGACCAGACACAGAAAGAGTGTCTTTTATCAGatattaaaaatgacacataaaGAAGTGTTTGCGCACTGTCATATCATGAAAAGGATTATAAATAAGCCATATTATCACACATTCTATCTTCTGAATAGGTTCTGTTACAATGCGTCTTGTTAGGCACCTACAATTATaagatatattattatatatataaaatagagCGAGCAAATGTAAAACCATCCATCTCAAACTCTATCACTCAACGCAACAAGGAAACTGGTTAACTTTACTCTTCAATagtggtttgtttttacagtgttctGTGTCTTAAGGCGTTTATTATACCTGGCTTTACATTTTAGAGCGTGTGCAATGTTATTTTTACTGTGAGAATGCATgtcctgtctgtttgtctctgtctcactgtgtgttgtcctgtagctgctgttgctgcttttgcccATGAAACATTTCTCTCTCATCAAGACTCACTGACCCACTTTTTTAAGTGCTGCATATCCTCCAGCAGCAGATTCCTGCTACAATAAGAATTTATCTTGGTTGAGTGTAGATATCAGAGTCTGCATAAAGGCCAGCACATACGTTGTAGAAACTGCAGTACATCAATGATGTCTAATTCCATTTTAAACTTGTATATTTCTAAATGTATTCTTTATTCCCAGTTACTCTCGGCACTGCAGAAACATTTAGTGTAGTGGCCAAGATTTTTCATTCATTGTGAAATTACTACATTTGACATACAGTCTTGTGTTCAATAATCTGTCAGTGCCATCTactctgatatatatatatatatatatatatatatatatatatatatatatatatataaataaacaacttGTTTAAGCTGCTTCCAATTACTGTAGATTTCTGCCAAAACATGTGTCACTGTAGTCTGTAACGACCacttattaatatttatcttCACTGAAAGTTTAGAAGTAAACTTTCACAAGGAGCTCTCACATCGCCGTGCCTCAGAGATTGTTGTTAGATTGTGACTGTTTTTAGAAACAGAGTTCCCTCCGGGCAGCCTGCTTGCTTGGCAACTCTGTTCCCTCTCAGTTATCTGTACccactgtgttcacactgataAGCAGGAACACTTCCTCACCTTTTGAAAGGATAGGCGAAGAACATTTTTTTGGCagggaggataaaaaaaaaaagaagaagctgtgcatatattgtatatttgacaACAAACTGTTCTGGAGATTTAATTCTATTTAATGAGGCATTAAGGTCATGGGTGTTCTAACATCACTATAACATCCTGTACCTTCTGTTCCCGTCAACAGGGAGGCCAGCCTGACGAAAGCTTTGGAAATGTGTCTCCATTTGTAAAGTCAGTCCAcctttttctcttccttctGCTGTCATTAGCATATTctgtttattattcttattacatgtgtatgtttttgctCCTGCAGTGAGTCCCAGATGCAGGCTCAGGCCGAGGCCATCACCGAAGAAGACCTGAGACTGATCCAAGAGAGGGAGTCGGCCATCTTGCAGTTGGAGGTA from Solea solea chromosome 17, fSolSol10.1, whole genome shotgun sequence carries:
- the LOC131443443 gene encoding protein LEG1 homolog; this encodes MHLAVLSVLLACAVSLSSSAVVLENGLPVLWAHTTEQMSDLPKQNDILNPDPWHYLHRMSLYRLMIAATNPFMGSMGTDATDSPLWGLPLQLAWMVTSGRLADPTGATTCGLETGDNMCISTQSWWGCVNYLSSVLPFLSAVQQGFLGPDLQVQMQVPEGVVDYCTTYADCATRFPDVMSKWDAFFQGLKSASESPLSDAEKKDALLGLNWAAQLASTHSSSVCDTRKSFYSSTEQSFFNSWLNSAEYVAAVHFHSNIAKTVPFISPLPGRVLQENDNFADLSDEERHTLSIFSWMQSINSFLGGTLVSMWQKAMCSVQTREKGRDMLEQLLLNPGFATSSFVSLITGMATSC
- the LOC131443445 gene encoding syntaxin-7-like codes for the protein MAYYAGIPEEPDALVQTISSNIQKLTLLNSELQRAVSLLGTEQDSNQLTHTLQQKQQQGNQLAKETDRLIKTFSALPVGPDQRQRKIQKERLLNDFSAALNNFQKTQRQAADKEREVVARVRASSRVSGGQPDESFGNVSPFVNESQMQAQAEAITEEDLRLIQERESAILQLESDITDINDIFKDLGMMVHEQGDMIDSIEANVESADTNVQGATQQLARAADYQRRSRKKICILMIVLAVVVVVVAIIIWQVAKK